Proteins encoded together in one Microcaecilia unicolor chromosome 3, aMicUni1.1, whole genome shotgun sequence window:
- the LOC115464492 gene encoding vomeronasal type-2 receptor 26-like, with protein MSDSRRCSRCQEKSPRLALWIIAVLISYTSGNLVMSDTVKFPYFYRTAPSELQLCVGIDKLLKHLAGPGSLHHFLKNLHFKNVLGEELFFDENGDLAIGYDIVSNVLLPDGTQINEIVGSYNSYAPPEQEFTMNEKMIMWNSTFAETLPQSRCSPSCFPGFRKLIMEGEPLCCYDCIPCPEGEVSNQTDVDVCMKCPENQWPNQNRDACIPKVITFLTYEEPLGITLTFICILLILINTVILGIFIHYKDTPIVKANNQELSYILLISIMLCLLCSFIFISHPNKVTCVLRQIAFVISFSIALSSVLAKTINVFMAFHAIKPGSKLRKWMGSRVSVSIVLFCSLIQTVLCLVWLFTAPPFPYLNMKTEIGTIIIECNEGSIVAFYCVLGYLGFLAGVSFIVAFLARNLPDSFNEAKYITFSMLVFCSVWISFIPTYLSTKGKYMVAVEIFAILASSAGFLGCIFFPKCYIIMLRPERNSRKCLLKN; from the exons ATGTCCGACTCTCGAAGGTGTTCCAGGTGCCAGGAGAAATCCCCACGCCTTGCTCTGTGGATTATAGCAGTTTTG ATCAGTTACACCTCAGGAAATCTTGTCATGAGTGACACGGTTAAGTTTCCTTATTTCTACCGGACTGCCCCCAGTGAGCTGCAACTCTGTGTTGGGATAGACAAACTATTGAAGCATTTGGCTGGACCTGGGTCG CTTCATCATTTTCTGAAGAACCTCCACTTTAAGAACGTTCTGGGTGAGGAACTCTTTTTTGATGAGAATGGAGATCTTGCCATTGGATATGATATTGTAAGCAATGTCCTTCTACCTGATGGGACACAGATTAATGAAATTGTTGGAAGCTATAACTCTTATGCTCCACCAGAGCAGGAATTTACTATGAATGAAAAGATGATCATGTGGAACAGCACATTCGCTGAG ACACTTCCACAGTCCAGATGCAGCCCAAGTTGCTTTCCTGGTTTCAGGAAATTAATCATGGAAGGAGAGCCCCTCTGCTGCTATGACTGTATCCCCTGTCCAGAGGGAGAGGTCTCCAACCAAACTG ATGTGGACGTGTGTATGAAATGCCCAGAGAACCAATGGCCCAATCAGAATAGGGATGCCTGCATCCCGAAAGTGATAACCTTCCTGACCTATGAAGAGCCATTGGGGATAACATTGACTTTCATCTGTATTTTATTAATTCTCATTAATACTGTCATTTTGGGGATCTTTATTCATTACAAAGATACCCCTATAGTGAAAGCCAACAACCAAGAACTCAGTTACATTCTCCTCATCTCCATCATGCTCTGCTTACTCTGCTCCTTTATTTTCATCAGCCACCCTAACAAAGTGACTTGTGTTCTCAGACAGATTGCCTTTGTGATCAGTTTCTCCATTGCCCTCTCCTCTGTATTGGCAAAAACCATcaatgttttcatggcttttcatGCCATCAAGCCTGGAAGCAAGctccggaaatggatgggttccagGGTCTCAGTTTCTATAGTCCTTTTCTGTTCCCTTATTCAAACTGTTCTGTGTCTTGTCTGGTTGTTCACTGCTCCCCCATTCCCATATCTTAATATGAAAACAGAAATTGGAACAATAAtaattgaatgtaatgaagggtcaatagttgcattttactgtgttctgggtTACCTGGGATTTCTGGCTGGTGTCAGTTTCATTGTAGCTTTCCTAGCAAGAAATCTACCTGATagtttcaatgaggccaagtacatcaccttcagcatgctggtgttctgcagtgtctgGATCTCCTTCATCCCAACGTATCTGAGCACCAAGGGCAAATACATGGTGgcagtggagatatttgctaTCCTGGCCTCCAGTGCTGGATTTCTGGGCTGTATCTTTTTCCCTAAATGCTATATTATTATGCTGAGACCTGAAAGGAACAGCAGAAAATGCTTATTGAAAAACTAG